In Fusobacterium sp. IOR10, the genomic stretch GAGAGTCTATATTTTTAGATATAATAAAAGATCTTAATTTATTATGTAAATCAAATACATAGTCATAATTGTTTTTAGAAAGTTCTTTTCCAAATTTAATAAGCCCTTTGAAGGAATCGTATTTTTCTTTATGAAAAATAATTAGGTTGTCTATATAGTCCAAACCTGAAATAGAATCTTTAAAATTATTCATAACTAAAAAATCAATGGTAATATTTGGATATTTCCTTTTTAATTGTTTTAAAATAGGTGTTGTTAGTATAATGTCACCTATGGAACTCAATCTTATTATTAATATTTTCACAATATATGTCCTTTCTATTTTTTGTTTCTTATTTTTTTTCTAAAGTTTCCCCACCAATGTAAATAAACATTTAAAAATTTAGCACCTTTATAAAAAACATTATTTTTGTCATAGTAGTTTCTTAAATCTTTATTACAACTTTCTTCAAGATAAATAAATTCATAAGCAGCTCCAAATTTTCCATAAATATTTCTAGAAAATTTACTATCAATTAAAAATATTTCATTGTTAGAAACCATGAAATTAGTTAATTGAGAATCTCCATGTAAAAAATGATAACTATGTATTTTATTTAAAGTATTAACAACTTTTTCAAGGTCATCTAAAGAAGATTCCCTCCCAGGGATATATTCTGAAACTAACAAGGAATCCAATGTCATACCATATTTTTTATATTCTAAAGAAAAAAATGGTCTTGGAGAATTAAAACCTAAAGTTTTTATTTTTTTTAAATTTTTAAATTCTCTTTTACTTTCTCCTTCTCTGAAAAAAGATAAAAGTCTTTGCCATTTTCTTTTGTTTTTTTCCCTAGGGATTTTAAGAATATAAGGTTGATTTTTTATGGAAATTAATTGTACTAAACTTCTATTATCATCCTTTAAAGTTTTTAAAATTTCAAAATTATTATTTTTAAATTCATTATAAATAATTTTAGAGAAATCATTAAAAAATATTTTA encodes the following:
- a CDS encoding lipopolysaccharide core heptose(II) kinase RfaY codes for the protein MAKYKESKIFFNDFSKIIYNEFKNNNFEILKTLKDDNRSLVQLISIKNQPYILKIPREKNKRKWQRLLSFFREGESKREFKNLKKIKTLGFNSPRPFFSLEYKKYGMTLDSLLVSEYIPGRESSLDDLEKVVNTLNKIHSYHFLHGDSQLTNFMVSNNEIFLIDSKFSRNIYGKFGAAYEFIYLEESCNKDLRNYYDKNNVFYKGAKFLNVYLHWWGNFRKKIRNKK